Proteins co-encoded in one Astyanax mexicanus isolate ESR-SI-001 chromosome 1, AstMex3_surface, whole genome shotgun sequence genomic window:
- the adat2 gene encoding tRNA-specific adenosine deaminase 2 isoform X1 produces MRSQSGEEPAGFLQPSDSEVQGWMDRAFHMAKDALENGEVPVGCLMVFKAEIVGKGRNEVNETKNATRHAEMVALDQVLEWCHLRERDVKEVFKRTVLYVTVEPCIMCAAALRLLNIPLVVYGCKNDRFGGCGSVLDISSDDLPHTGTYFKCISGHRAEEAVEMLKMFYKQENPNAPKPKVRKDSISPAGGSIVPMIQAASDDKDGAKTALSD; encoded by the exons ATGAGGTCTCAGAGTGGAGAAGAACCCGCAGGTTTTCTGCAGCCCTCCGACAGTGAGGTCCAGGGCTGGATGGACAGGGCGTTTCATATG GCCAAAGACGCTCTAGAGAACGGAGAGGTCCCCGTTGGCTGTCTGATGGTGTTCAAAGCAGAAATCGTAGGGAAAGGAAGAAACGAGGTGAACGAAACTAAGAAT GCCACACGCCATGCAGAGATGGTGGCACTCGACCAGGTATTGGAATGGTGCCACCTAAGAGAGCGGGATGTGAAGGAGGTGTTTAAACGCACTGTTCTTTATGTGACTGTGGAACCATGCATTATGTGTGCAGCTGCTTTACGTCTGCTAA ATATACCGCTAGTCGTGTATGGATGTAAGAACGACCGGTTTGGCGGCTGTGGTTCAGTGCTGGACATTTCATCAGATGACCTACCACATACTGGAACTTATTTTAAG TGCATCTCGGGCCATAGAGCAGAAGAGGCTGTTGAAATGCTGAAGATGTTTTACAAGCAGGAGAATCCTAATG CGCCAAAGCCCAAAGTGAGAAAAGACAGCATCAGTCCAGCAGGGGGCTCTATTGTCCCAATGATACAAGCAGCTTCAGATGATAAAGATGGTGCAAAAACAGCACTTTCAGATTGA
- the adat2 gene encoding tRNA-specific adenosine deaminase 2 isoform X2, with amino-acid sequence MGQEQKCAKDALENGEVPVGCLMVFKAEIVGKGRNEVNETKNATRHAEMVALDQVLEWCHLRERDVKEVFKRTVLYVTVEPCIMCAAALRLLNIPLVVYGCKNDRFGGCGSVLDISSDDLPHTGTYFKCISGHRAEEAVEMLKMFYKQENPNAPKPKVRKDSISPAGGSIVPMIQAASDDKDGAKTALSD; translated from the exons atggggcaagaacagaaatgt GCCAAAGACGCTCTAGAGAACGGAGAGGTCCCCGTTGGCTGTCTGATGGTGTTCAAAGCAGAAATCGTAGGGAAAGGAAGAAACGAGGTGAACGAAACTAAGAAT GCCACACGCCATGCAGAGATGGTGGCACTCGACCAGGTATTGGAATGGTGCCACCTAAGAGAGCGGGATGTGAAGGAGGTGTTTAAACGCACTGTTCTTTATGTGACTGTGGAACCATGCATTATGTGTGCAGCTGCTTTACGTCTGCTAA ATATACCGCTAGTCGTGTATGGATGTAAGAACGACCGGTTTGGCGGCTGTGGTTCAGTGCTGGACATTTCATCAGATGACCTACCACATACTGGAACTTATTTTAAG TGCATCTCGGGCCATAGAGCAGAAGAGGCTGTTGAAATGCTGAAGATGTTTTACAAGCAGGAGAATCCTAATG CGCCAAAGCCCAAAGTGAGAAAAGACAGCATCAGTCCAGCAGGGGGCTCTATTGTCCCAATGATACAAGCAGCTTCAGATGATAAAGATGGTGCAAAAACAGCACTTTCAGATTGA
- the pex3 gene encoding peroxisomal biogenesis factor 3 codes for MLSSTWNFIKRHKRKFIFAGAFAGGVYLLGKYAQRKLQEMQEREAAEYIAQARRQFHFESNQRTCNMTVLSMLPTLREAIIHHLNSESLTALLKSKPANKVEIWEDLKIISFTRSTVAVYSTCMLVVLLRVQLNIIGGYLYLDNSVTKNGTLPLAPPEVQQQYLSSIQHLLGDGLIELITVVKKAVQEVLGPVSLKQTLSLQELEQHVTQIRQLVEDGSGSSRHKALSWYMMPDEENTLADQASGLTENDITTIKLLNETRDMLDSPDFSTVLNTCLSRGFSRFLDNMAEFFRPPAGDSTLCSTPDSLSHVSLPLAKIIPVANGQIHSICSEVPTHFVQDLLMIDQVKEFAANVYETFSSPHELQK; via the exons ATGTTATCCTCTACCTGGAATTTTATCAAACGTCATAAGAGGAAGTTTATTTTCGCCGGAGCTTTCGCTGGag GTGTGTACCTGCTGGGTAAATATGCTCAGAGGAAGCTGCAGGAGATGCAGGAGCGGGAGGCGGCCGAGTACATCGCCCAGGCCCGGCGCCAGTTCCACTTCGAGAGTAACCAGAGGACATGCAACATGACCG TGTTGTCGATGCTCCCAACTCTACGAGAGGCAATCATACACCACCTGAACTCAGAGAGCCTCACAGCACTGCTGAAGTCCAA GCCAGCCAATAAGGTGGAGATTTGGGAGGACCTTAAGATTATCA GTTTCACCCGAAGCACTGTGGCTGTATATAGTACATGCATGCTGGTGGTGCTGCTTCGTGTTCAGCTCAACATAATTGGCGGTTACTTGTACCTGGACAACTCAGTGACTAAAAATGGAACT TTACCATTGGCTCCTCCAGAAGTACAGCAGCAGTATCTGTCGAGCATACAGCACCTTCTAGGAGATG GGCTGATTGAACTGATAACTGTTGTAAAGAAAGCTGTACAGGAGGTTTTAGGACC GGTCTCATTGAAGCAGACTCTGTCCTTGCAAGAGTTGGAGCAGCATGTGACTCAAATCAGACAGCTGGTGGAGGACGGCAGCGGCTCCTCGAGACACAAAGCTCTCTCCTGGTACATGATGCCGGATGAGGAGAATACACTGGCTGATCAG GCATCTGGTCTTACAGAGAATGACATCACAACAATAAAGCTTCTAAATGAAACTAGGGACATGCTTGACAG TCCTGATTTCAGTACTGTACTCAACACCTGCCTGAGCAGAGGCTTTAGCCGTTTCCTTGACAATATGGCAGAGTTCTTCAGACCCCCTGCAGGAGACTCCACCCTCTGCAGCACACCTGATAG TCTTTCACATGTAAGTCTACCACTTGCAAAAATAATTCCTGTTGCTAATGGGCAGATTCATTCAATATGCAGTGAAGTACCTACTCACTTTGTTCAG GATCTGTTGATGATAGACCAAGTGAAAGAGTTCGCAGCCAACGTTTATGAAACCTTCAGCAGCCCCCATGAGCTACAAAAGTAA
- the si:ch211-202p1.5 gene encoding endothelin-1, whose protein sequence is MDLSFFFFLISTMVLLMEQEGHTASLSVSGSVTGRDMPMQFGKRVQRRDKRCSCENLKDQECVYFCHIGIVWVNTPSQIIPYGVGSLQMRVRRDVVRCLCRSKRDTECLKFCFHWNFQGENASVLGFPPGKSKERYKLTLKQRRNSPAWKT, encoded by the exons ATGGatctttccttcttcttcttcttgatcaGTACCATGGTTCTTTTAATGGAACAGGAAG GCCACAcagcctctctgtctgtctctgggtCTGTAACAGGGAGAGATATGCCCATGCAGTTTGGTAAGAGGGTCCAGCGGCGTGACAAGCGCTGCTCCTGTGAAAACCTAAAGGACCAGGAGTGTGTGTACTTCTGCCATATTGGAATTGTTTGGGTCAACACACCCAG TCAGATCATTCCATATGGAGTAGGATCCCTCCAAATGCGTGTAAGAAGGGACGTGGTGCGATGTCTTTGCAGAAGTAAAAGAGATACAGAGTGTTTGAAGTTCTGCTTCCACTGGAACTTCCA AGGTGAAAATGCATCAGTTTTGGGGTTCCCTCCTGGAAAATCCAAAGAAAGATACAAGCTGACACTAAAACAAAGGAGGAACAGTCCTGCATGGAAAACGTGA